Proteins from one Pseudomonas grandcourensis genomic window:
- the dibA gene encoding phosphodiesterase DibA yields MSATYRDALRATLLYLLLSVVWLQISGYLLNSFFDSSAERLRWQLINGYVWVLFSAGLIFIARARLLRCLGIGAKLRERDADRMRLRQAAAVFDCTREGVLVTDREGVIVHVNRAFMEITGYGCEDVLGQRPNLFKSGRHSPEFYQVMFATLASVGEWSGEIWNRRKSGEIYPQWQTIRLIHDDFGRPSQYVAVFTDISAIKNSEHELMHLAHHDPLTDLPNRLLFTDRAEQALASAQVHKRGCALLMIDLDHFKMINDSLGHTIGDQLLKAVAERLGAMFGPGITLARLGGDEFAVLAESCPQLVQAAALAQRIIDGLKAPFSIDDHQLFINTSIGISLFPSDALSVEQLLRNADSALFKAKSTGRNDYALYTEELTAHAQQRVEIAFELRRALDRHELRVHYQPVHDLKTRRLIGVEALVRWQHPQRGLVSPAEFIPVAERTGLIAEIDAWVMAQACRQMCQWQQDGVVLSFVAVNVSSRLFARRELYQQVAQVLRETGLEPAFLELEVTESAVMEDPEVALEQMHRLRELGVRLAIDDFGTGYSSLLRLKRLPVQKLKIDQGFVAGLPWDEDDAAISRVIIALAQSMGMQVHAEGIEQVEQAAFLLEQGCDLGQGYWFGRPVPALQLDWAHAPVIT; encoded by the coding sequence ATGTCTGCCACCTATCGCGATGCCTTGCGCGCAACGCTGCTCTATCTGTTGCTTTCTGTGGTTTGGCTGCAGATCAGTGGCTATTTATTAAACAGTTTCTTCGATAGCTCTGCCGAGCGACTGCGATGGCAACTGATCAACGGTTATGTCTGGGTGCTGTTCAGCGCCGGGTTGATCTTCATTGCCCGGGCGCGGTTGCTGCGGTGTCTGGGTATCGGCGCCAAACTGCGTGAGCGCGATGCCGACCGCATGCGCTTGCGCCAGGCAGCGGCTGTGTTCGACTGCACCCGCGAAGGCGTGCTGGTCACCGATCGGGAAGGCGTGATCGTCCATGTAAACCGGGCGTTCATGGAAATCACCGGTTACGGGTGTGAGGACGTGCTGGGTCAGCGGCCCAATCTGTTCAAGTCCGGGCGACATTCCCCTGAGTTCTATCAGGTGATGTTTGCCACGCTCGCCAGTGTCGGGGAGTGGAGTGGGGAAATCTGGAACCGGCGCAAAAGCGGCGAGATTTACCCGCAATGGCAAACGATCCGACTGATCCACGACGATTTCGGCCGGCCGAGCCAATATGTGGCGGTATTTACCGACATCAGTGCAATCAAGAACTCCGAACACGAGCTGATGCACCTGGCGCACCACGATCCGCTGACCGACCTGCCGAACCGCCTGCTGTTCACCGACCGTGCCGAACAGGCCCTGGCCTCGGCACAGGTGCACAAGCGTGGCTGCGCGCTGCTGATGATCGATCTCGATCACTTCAAGATGATCAACGACAGCCTCGGGCACACCATTGGCGACCAGTTGCTCAAAGCTGTGGCCGAGCGCCTGGGCGCCATGTTCGGCCCGGGCATCACCCTGGCCAGGCTGGGCGGAGATGAATTCGCCGTGCTCGCCGAAAGCTGTCCGCAACTGGTTCAGGCCGCTGCGTTGGCCCAGCGGATCATCGACGGCCTCAAAGCACCCTTCTCAATCGATGACCATCAGTTGTTCATCAACACCAGCATCGGCATCAGCCTGTTCCCCAGCGATGCCTTGAGCGTCGAGCAACTGCTGCGCAATGCCGACTCTGCACTGTTCAAGGCCAAGAGCACGGGACGCAATGATTATGCCCTGTACACCGAAGAGCTGACGGCCCACGCCCAGCAACGGGTGGAGATCGCCTTCGAATTGCGCCGCGCCCTGGACCGGCATGAGCTGCGGGTCCATTACCAGCCTGTTCACGACCTCAAGACCCGTCGCCTGATTGGCGTCGAGGCGCTGGTGCGCTGGCAGCACCCGCAGCGGGGCCTGGTGTCGCCGGCGGAATTCATTCCGGTCGCCGAACGCACCGGTCTGATTGCTGAAATCGATGCCTGGGTCATGGCGCAGGCGTGCCGGCAGATGTGCCAGTGGCAGCAGGACGGGGTGGTGCTGTCGTTCGTCGCGGTCAACGTTTCTTCGCGCCTGTTCGCCCGTCGTGAGCTTTACCAGCAGGTGGCGCAGGTCCTGCGCGAAACCGGGCTGGAGCCGGCGTTTCTGGAGCTGGAAGTCACCGAAAGCGCGGTGATGGAAGACCCGGAAGTCGCACTGGAACAAATGCATCGCCTGCGCGAGCTGGGTGTGCGCCTGGCCATCGACGACTTCGGCACTGGCTATTCATCGCTGCTGCGACTCAAGCGTCTGCCGGTGCAAAAGTTGAAAATCGACCAGGGCTTCGTCGCCGGATTGCCGTGGGATGAGGACGATGCGGCGATTTCACGGGTGATCATTGCCCTGGCCCAGAGCATGGGCATGCAGGTGCATGCCGAGGGGATCGAGCAGGTCGAACAGGCTGCTTTCCTCCTCGAACAGGGATGTGATCTGGGGCAGGGTTACTGGTTCGGGCGGCCGGTGCCGGCGCTGCAGCTGGATTGGGCTCATGCCCCGGTCATCACCTGA
- a CDS encoding sulfate ABC transporter substrate-binding protein encodes MSSIRHFALAALASALFAGSAVAKDYELLNVSYDPTRELYQDYNAEFIKFWQKDHAGDTVKVQQSHGGSGKQGRAVIDGLRADVVTLALAGDIDEIAKLGKSLPADWQKRLPDASTPYTSTIVFLVRKGNPKGIKDWGDLVKNDVSVITPNPKTSGGARWNFLAAWAYGLKANGGDEAKAKEYVQTLFKHVPVLDTGARGSTITFVNNGQGDVLLAWENEAFLALKEEGGADKFDIVVPSLSILAEPPVAVVDKNAEKKGNEQIAEAYLKHLYSPAGQEIAAKNFYRPRDKDVAAKYAQQFPKLELVSIDKDFGGWKTAQPKFFNDGGVFDQIYQAQ; translated from the coding sequence ATGTCGTCGATTCGTCATTTCGCTTTGGCCGCCCTGGCCAGCGCCCTTTTTGCCGGTTCCGCCGTTGCCAAGGACTACGAGCTGCTCAACGTGTCGTATGACCCGACCCGCGAGCTGTACCAGGACTACAACGCCGAGTTCATCAAGTTCTGGCAGAAAGATCACGCAGGCGACACCGTGAAGGTCCAGCAATCCCACGGCGGTTCGGGCAAACAAGGTCGGGCGGTGATCGATGGTCTGCGTGCCGACGTCGTGACCCTGGCCCTGGCCGGTGATATCGACGAAATCGCCAAGCTCGGCAAATCCCTGCCTGCCGACTGGCAAAAACGCCTGCCGGACGCCAGCACGCCTTACACCTCGACCATCGTGTTCCTGGTGCGCAAGGGCAACCCTAAAGGCATCAAGGACTGGGGCGACCTGGTCAAGAATGACGTCTCGGTGATCACGCCGAACCCGAAAACCTCCGGCGGTGCACGCTGGAACTTCCTCGCGGCCTGGGCCTATGGCCTGAAAGCCAATGGCGGCGACGAAGCCAAGGCCAAGGAATACGTACAGACCCTGTTCAAGCACGTGCCAGTGCTGGACACCGGCGCCCGCGGCTCGACCATTACCTTCGTCAACAACGGTCAGGGCGACGTATTACTGGCCTGGGAAAACGAAGCCTTCCTGGCCCTGAAAGAAGAGGGCGGCGCCGACAAGTTCGACATCGTCGTGCCTTCGCTGTCGATTCTCGCCGAGCCACCGGTGGCGGTGGTCGACAAGAACGCCGAGAAAAAGGGCAACGAACAGATCGCCGAAGCCTACCTCAAGCACCTGTACAGCCCGGCCGGCCAGGAAATCGCGGCGAAGAACTTCTATCGTCCACGTGACAAGGATGTAGCCGCCAAGTACGCCCAGCAGTTCCCGAAACTGGAACTGGTGAGCATCGACAAGGACTTCGGCGGCTGGAAAACCGCACAGCCGAAATTCTTCAATGACGGGGGCGTGTTCGACCAGATCTACCAGGCACAGTAA
- the oscA gene encoding sulfur starvation response protein OscA has translation MSASLRSVDGQDEATILREIQSALRDLRFGAVEITVHNAQVVQIERKEKFRLQQPGNKPG, from the coding sequence ATGAGCGCATCCCTGCGTAGCGTCGACGGTCAAGACGAAGCCACCATCCTGCGTGAAATCCAGAGTGCCCTGCGCGATCTGCGCTTTGGTGCCGTGGAAATCACCGTGCACAACGCCCAGGTGGTGCAGATCGAACGCAAAGAAAAATTCCGTTTGCAGCAGCCGGGCAACAAGCCGGGCTGA